Proteins encoded in a region of the Massilia sp. UMI-21 genome:
- a CDS encoding enoyl-CoA hydratase/isomerase family protein: MSADYTVQGSVAVVTLNNPPVNGLGLATRSAAVDAVRRAESDEAVKAIVLIGAGKAFSGGADIREFNSPKALTEPTLHSLIRVVEDCSKPIVAAIHAVCMGGGLELALGCHYRVALPGAQIALPEVKLGLLPGAGGTQRMPRVVGLEMALNMVVSGTPVPSEKLAGTALFDSVFPAGTELLTAAVAFANKVADLRPLPKVRERQVDYPNPDAFIESARASVKAMAGPFPAPLACVETVAASVGMPFEEGLKFERDSFLKLMQTPESKALRHAFMAERAASKVPDVPSDTPVRKIERAAVVGAGTMGGGIAMNFANAGIPVTILETQQEALDKGLGTIRKNYENTVRKGKLTPEKCEQRMGLISGTLAYADIAQADIVIEAVFEDMGVKESVFRQLDEVMKPGAILASNTSTLDLDRIAAFTGRPQDVIGLHFFSPANVMKLLEIVRGKATGKDVLATALALSKKIKKLGVVSGVCDGFIGNRMLEQYLRQAFFLLEEGALPEQVDGAIERFGFAMGPFRMSDLAGNDIGWYIRKRRAVESPHIAYSKTADLLCEQGRFGQKTGAGWYDYQAGERKAHPSQQVADMIIRHSQDIGLARRTIDDAEIVDRLVYALVNEGAKILEEGVALRASDIDMVYLSGYGFPLHRGGPMFYADSVGLPKVLETIRGYARGRHGEAWTPAPLLERLAAEGKGFNG; the protein is encoded by the coding sequence ATGAGCGCCGACTACACCGTCCAGGGCAGCGTTGCCGTAGTGACCCTCAACAATCCGCCGGTCAACGGCCTCGGGCTGGCGACGCGCAGCGCCGCCGTCGACGCCGTCCGCCGCGCCGAAAGCGACGAGGCGGTCAAGGCCATCGTCCTGATCGGCGCCGGCAAGGCCTTCTCGGGCGGTGCCGACATCCGCGAATTCAATTCGCCCAAGGCCCTTACCGAGCCGACCCTGCACAGCCTGATCCGCGTGGTGGAAGACTGCAGCAAGCCGATCGTGGCCGCGATCCACGCGGTCTGCATGGGTGGCGGCCTCGAGCTGGCGCTGGGCTGCCATTACCGCGTCGCCCTGCCGGGCGCCCAGATCGCGCTGCCGGAAGTCAAGCTCGGCCTGCTGCCGGGCGCCGGCGGCACCCAGCGCATGCCGCGCGTGGTCGGCCTCGAGATGGCCCTGAACATGGTGGTCTCGGGCACCCCGGTGCCGTCCGAGAAGCTGGCCGGCACCGCGCTGTTCGATAGCGTGTTCCCGGCCGGCACCGAGCTGCTGACAGCCGCCGTCGCATTCGCGAACAAGGTCGCCGACCTGCGACCTCTGCCGAAAGTGCGCGAGCGCCAGGTCGACTACCCGAACCCGGACGCTTTCATTGAATCCGCGCGCGCATCGGTGAAGGCGATGGCCGGTCCGTTCCCGGCGCCGCTGGCCTGCGTCGAGACGGTGGCCGCCTCGGTCGGCATGCCCTTCGAGGAAGGCCTCAAGTTCGAGCGCGACAGTTTTCTCAAGCTGATGCAGACGCCGGAATCGAAGGCCTTGCGTCACGCCTTCATGGCCGAGCGCGCCGCGAGCAAGGTGCCCGACGTGCCGTCGGATACCCCGGTGCGCAAGATCGAACGCGCGGCCGTGGTCGGCGCCGGCACCATGGGCGGCGGCATCGCCATGAATTTCGCCAACGCCGGCATTCCGGTCACGATCCTGGAAACGCAGCAGGAAGCGCTGGACAAGGGCTTGGGCACGATCCGCAAGAATTACGAGAACACGGTCAGGAAGGGCAAGCTGACCCCGGAGAAGTGCGAACAGCGCATGGGCCTGATCTCGGGCACGCTGGCCTATGCCGATATCGCCCAGGCCGACATCGTGATCGAAGCGGTGTTCGAGGACATGGGCGTCAAGGAGTCGGTGTTCCGCCAGCTCGACGAGGTCATGAAACCGGGCGCGATCCTGGCCTCGAACACCTCGACCCTCGACCTGGACCGCATCGCCGCCTTCACCGGCCGGCCTCAGGACGTGATCGGGCTGCATTTCTTCAGCCCGGCCAATGTCATGAAGCTGCTGGAGATCGTGCGCGGCAAGGCCACGGGCAAGGACGTGTTGGCCACCGCGCTGGCGCTGTCGAAGAAGATCAAGAAGCTGGGCGTGGTCTCGGGCGTGTGCGACGGCTTCATCGGCAACCGCATGCTGGAGCAGTACCTGCGGCAGGCCTTCTTCCTGCTCGAGGAAGGCGCGCTGCCGGAACAGGTGGACGGCGCCATCGAGCGCTTCGGCTTCGCGATGGGGCCCTTCCGCATGAGCGACCTGGCCGGCAACGACATCGGCTGGTACATCCGCAAGCGCCGCGCGGTCGAGTCGCCGCACATCGCCTATTCGAAGACCGCCGACCTGCTGTGCGAGCAGGGCCGCTTCGGCCAGAAGACCGGCGCCGGCTGGTACGACTACCAGGCGGGCGAGCGCAAGGCCCATCCTTCGCAGCAGGTGGCGGACATGATCATTCGGCACTCGCAGGACATCGGCCTGGCGCGCCGCACGATCGACGACGCCGAGATCGTCGATCGCCTGGTGTACGCGCTGGTCAACGAGGGCGCGAAGATCCTGGAAGAGGGCGTCGCCCTGCGCGCGTCCGACATCGACATGGTCTACCTGAGCGGCTACGGCTTCCCGCTGCACCGCGGCGGCCCGATGTTCTACGCCGACTCGGTCGGCCTGCCGAAGGTGCTGGAAACCATCCGCGGGTATGCCCGCGGCCGCCATGGCGAAGCCTGGACCCCGGCGCCGCTGCTCGAGCGCCTGGCGGCCGAGGGCAAAGGATTCAACGGCTGA